The following coding sequences are from one Paenibacillus sp. FSL R5-0912 window:
- a CDS encoding tRNA dihydrouridine synthase has translation MTNNFWRELPRPFFILAPMEDVTDVVFRHVVSEAGRPDVFFTEFANSESYCHPEGHHAVRGRLTYTEDEQPIVAHIWGDKPEYFRQMSIGMAEEGFKGIDINMGCPVANVAENGKGSGLICRPELAAEIIQAAKAGGLPVSVKTRLGFTDLGEWRGWLTHILQQDIVNLSIHLRTREEMSKVDAHWELIPEIKKLRDEIAPHTLLTINGDIPDRQTGLRLAEEYGVDGIMIGRGIFQNPFAFEQEPKEHSSEELLDLLRLHLDLYDEYSGQKPRSFSPLQRFFKIYVRGFRGASELRNNLMNTKSTSEVRALLDEFASKEQDGTEGLGD, from the coding sequence ATGACGAATAATTTCTGGCGTGAATTACCACGCCCCTTTTTTATACTTGCACCTATGGAGGATGTGACGGATGTTGTGTTTCGTCATGTCGTCAGTGAAGCGGGCAGACCGGATGTGTTCTTCACGGAGTTTGCGAATTCAGAGAGCTATTGTCACCCGGAGGGGCATCATGCGGTGCGCGGGCGTCTGACGTATACAGAGGATGAACAGCCGATTGTCGCTCATATCTGGGGGGATAAGCCGGAATACTTCCGCCAGATGAGCATCGGCATGGCCGAGGAAGGCTTCAAGGGCATCGATATTAACATGGGTTGTCCTGTAGCCAATGTAGCCGAGAACGGGAAGGGAAGCGGCCTGATCTGCCGTCCCGAGCTCGCAGCGGAGATTATCCAGGCGGCCAAAGCCGGAGGACTGCCCGTCAGTGTGAAGACCAGGCTCGGGTTCACTGACCTGGGCGAATGGCGCGGCTGGTTAACCCATATCCTGCAGCAGGACATTGTCAATCTGTCGATTCATCTGCGCACCAGGGAGGAAATGAGCAAGGTGGATGCCCACTGGGAGCTGATTCCGGAGATTAAGAAGCTTCGTGATGAGATCGCACCGCATACCCTGCTGACGATTAACGGGGATATCCCCGACCGGCAGACCGGCCTGAGGCTCGCGGAAGAGTACGGTGTGGACGGGATTATGATCGGGCGCGGGATTTTTCAGAATCCGTTTGCGTTCGAGCAGGAGCCGAAGGAACATAGCAGTGAGGAATTGCTTGATCTGCTGCGGCTGCATCTGGATCTCTATGATGAATATTCGGGGCAGAAGCCACGTTCATTCAGCCCGCTGCAGCGATTCTTCAAGATTTATGTCCGCGGCTTCCGCGGGGCAAGTGAATTAAGAAATAACTTAATGAACACCAAGTCTACCAGTGAAGTGCGTGCGCTGCTGGATGAGTTTGCGAGTAAGGAACAGGATGGGACGGAGGGACTTGGGGATTAA
- a CDS encoding phosphotransferase enzyme family protein, with protein sequence MSKSRCVIVPIYKVTDLENNSYSLRLHISKGDAFEQIWSKREVLQSEMVWVEGAQKPFIPTIEDARAVGEMIGKLHRQSSTWQIPGSFERPACDGSRILQSLNMLKERANTGLLDAGDTELLLHAGERIINLMNSIERTTSNWGMIHADLIPNNLLFYEQEVRPIDFGACGFGYYLFDLGWTFSYIHPAFREQLLQSYSNYHLLPGNYIELLEGFFVAGQLETMNFWLGLPDSQEWLPEHIGRLASREIYAYVNNESFLFGGVPHWE encoded by the coding sequence TTGTCCAAAAGCAGATGTGTTATTGTACCCATCTACAAAGTCACTGATCTGGAGAACAACAGTTACAGCCTCCGGTTACATATCTCCAAAGGTGACGCATTTGAACAAATTTGGAGTAAGCGGGAAGTTCTTCAATCCGAGATGGTCTGGGTGGAAGGTGCGCAGAAACCTTTTATTCCTACAATAGAAGACGCCAGGGCCGTAGGTGAAATGATCGGCAAGTTACATAGACAATCCTCTACTTGGCAAATCCCAGGTTCATTTGAACGCCCTGCCTGTGACGGCTCCCGGATATTACAATCCCTTAATATGCTTAAGGAACGCGCTAATACCGGACTGCTTGATGCAGGTGATACAGAGCTTCTACTCCATGCGGGTGAGCGGATAATTAACCTGATGAACTCTATTGAACGAACAACCAGCAACTGGGGAATGATTCATGCGGATTTGATTCCAAATAATTTATTATTTTATGAACAAGAAGTGCGGCCCATCGATTTTGGCGCTTGCGGGTTCGGTTATTACTTATTTGATCTGGGCTGGACGTTCTCATATATACACCCTGCATTCAGAGAACAGTTACTTCAATCCTATTCTAACTATCATTTGTTGCCAGGGAACTATATTGAGCTGCTCGAAGGTTTCTTCGTTGCGGGACAGCTTGAGACCATGAATTTCTGGCTGGGACTACCAGACTCGCAAGAATGGCTGCCCGAGCACATCGGTAGATTAGCCAGTAGAGAGATTTATGCCTACGTAAACAATGAATCGTTCCTCTTTGGCGGAGTGCCGCATTGGGAATGA
- a CDS encoding fibronectin type III domain-containing protein, which translates to MMGVISATASSTVTFNATETNAGVWDDGIAEDGDGGSFNIPNLTLQFFNISDTNGTLISKTLVHGDSYAGDFFDALSSYDMDLTNNGWKGMGIRSADGAEFQINDFLYANYGEAVPITIDVVGYRDGIIVANASFQTDEMMDGFVSKNVSLNEDFDNVDTVYLYSSAPSWHGINNIVIDDAVVPLPITDFASTAKTSTSATFDWTAASGATGVIIQQSPAGANSWTTATTGAIAANAGTATVTGLSPAMSYDFRLVVTGGANAGNSNTANATTDAAPITDFASTAKTSTSATFDWTAASGATGVIIQQSPAGANTWTTATTGAIAANAGTATVTGLSPAMSYDFRLVVTGGASAGNSNTVNATTDAAPITDFASTAKTSTSATFDWTAASGATSVIIQQSPAGANTWATATTGAIAANAGTATVTGLTIATDYDFRLVVTGGANAGNSNTASVTTDAEPITDFASTAKTSTSATFGWTAASGATGVIIQQSPAGANTWTTATTGAIAANAGTATVTGLSPAMSYDFRLVVTGGANAGNSNTVNATTDAAPITDFASTAKTSTSATFGWTEASGATGVIIQQSPAGANSWTTATTGVIAANAGTATVTGLTIATDYDFRLVVTGGANAGNSNTVSVTTDAEPITDFASTAKTSTSATFGWTEASGATGVIIQQSPAGANSWTTATTGVIAANAGTATVTGLTIATDYDFRLVVTGGANAGNSNTVSVTTDAEPITDFASTAKTSTSATFGWTAASGATGVIIQQSPAGANTWTTATTGAIAASAGTATVTGLTAATDYEFRLVVTGGANAGNSNIANVTTDAEPITDFASTAKTSTSATFGWTAASGATGVVIQQSPAGANTWTTATTGAIAANAGTATVTGLSPAMSYDFRLVVTGGASAGNSNTVNATTDAAPITDFASTAKTSTSATFDWTAASGATSVIIQQSPAGANSWTTATTGAIAANAGTATVTGLSPAMSYDFRLVVTGGANAGNSNTVSETTDAEPITDFASTAKTSTSATFGWTAASGATGVIIQQSPAGANTWATATTGAIAANAGTATVTGLTIATDYDFRLVVTGGANAGNSNTASVTTDAEPITDFASTAKTSTSATFGWTAASGATGVVIQQSPAGANSWTTATTGAIAANAGTATVTGLSPAMSYDFRLVVTGGANAGNSNTASVTTDAEPITDFASTAKTSTSATFGWTAASGATGVIIQQSPAGANTWTTATTGAIAASAGTATVTGLTAATDYDFRLVVTGGANAGNSNTVSETTDAEPITNFASTAKTSTSATFGWTAASGATGVIIQQSPAGANTWTTATTGAIAANAGTATVTGLSPAMSYDFRLVVTGGANAGNSNTASVTTDAEPITDFASTAKTSTSATFDWTAASGATSVVIQQSPAGANSWTTATTGAIAANAGTATVTGLSPAMSYDFRLVVTGGANAGSSNTVSVTSATVPAAPANVSATAGNGQAVISFTAPTDNGGMAITGYEVTASPGNVVMGGTASPVTMTGLTNGISYTFTVKAINGAGSSVSSGASNAVIPMAPPEPVTIPTPAPTPAPTPAPTPAPTPAPTPAPTPAPTPAPTPQAGTGVDVLVNGKVENAGTATTSNRDDQTVTTVAIDQKKLDDKLASEGQNAIVTIPVNAKSDIVVGELNGQMVKNMENKQAVLEMKTDRATYVLPAQQINIDSISNQFGKAVALQDITIQIEIAVPTAESMKKVADAAANGSFTLVAPPIDFTVRATSSGTTVEVSKFNVYVERTIAIPEGIDPNKITTGVVIEPDGTVRHVPTKIVTSDGKYYAKVNSLTNSTYSIVWHPLEFSDVSDHWAKAAVNDMGSRMVIEGTANSMFNPEQDVTRAEFAAIIVRGLGLKLENGVSAFSDVKAADWFNNAINTAKTYHLIDGFEDGTFRPNDNITREQAMVIIAKAMMITNLKAKLSNPSVEAALLPYADTAEVSNWARSSIADTIQAGIVSGRSSTEVAPKDYMTRAEVAAIVERLLQESGLI; encoded by the coding sequence ATGATGGGGGTTATATCCGCAACGGCTTCATCAACGGTGACTTTTAACGCGACTGAAACTAACGCAGGCGTGTGGGACGACGGCATTGCTGAGGATGGCGATGGAGGTTCGTTTAATATTCCTAACCTTACTTTACAATTTTTTAATATCAGCGATACTAACGGTACATTAATTTCAAAGACATTAGTACATGGAGATTCGTATGCGGGTGACTTTTTCGATGCACTTTCAAGCTATGATATGGACCTAACTAATAATGGCTGGAAGGGAATGGGGATAAGGTCAGCAGACGGAGCAGAGTTTCAGATCAATGATTTCCTTTATGCAAATTATGGTGAGGCGGTTCCGATTACAATTGACGTGGTTGGATACCGCGACGGAATTATAGTTGCAAACGCTTCATTTCAAACAGATGAGATGATGGATGGATTTGTATCCAAGAATGTCTCACTGAATGAAGATTTTGATAACGTAGACACAGTCTATCTGTATTCAAGTGCGCCAAGCTGGCACGGGATAAATAATATTGTGATTGACGACGCAGTTGTCCCTTTGCCAATCACCGACTTTGCAAGCACAGCGAAGACAAGCACGAGCGCAACGTTTGACTGGACGGCAGCAAGTGGAGCGACAGGTGTAATCATTCAGCAGTCTCCTGCGGGAGCGAATAGCTGGACCACAGCGACGACGGGAGCCATTGCAGCGAATGCTGGAACAGCAACCGTGACGGGATTAAGTCCGGCAATGAGCTACGACTTCCGGCTGGTGGTGACAGGCGGAGCGAACGCGGGGAACTCAAACACGGCAAATGCAACAACTGACGCAGCGCCAATTACCGACTTTGCAAGCACAGCGAAGACAAGCACGAGCGCAACGTTTGACTGGACGGCAGCAAGCGGAGCGACAGGTGTGATCATTCAGCAGTCGCCAGCCGGAGCGAATACCTGGACCACAGCGACGACGGGTGCCATTGCAGCGAATGCTGGAACAGCGACCGTGACGGGATTAAGTCCGGCAATGAGCTACGACTTCCGGCTGGTGGTGACAGGCGGGGCGAGCGCGGGGAACTCGAACACGGTAAATGCAACAACTGACGCAGCGCCAATTACCGACTTTGCAAGCACAGCGAAGACAAGCACGAGTGCAACGTTTGACTGGACGGCAGCAAGTGGAGCGACAAGTGTAATCATTCAGCAGTCGCCAGCCGGAGCAAATACCTGGGCCACAGCGACGACGGGTGCCATTGCAGCGAATGCTGGAACAGCGACCGTGACGGGACTCACCATAGCAACGGACTATGACTTCCGATTGGTAGTCACAGGCGGAGCGAACGCGGGCAACTCGAACACAGCAAGTGTGACAACTGACGCCGAACCAATCACCGACTTTGCAAGCACAGCGAAGACAAGCACGAGCGCAACGTTTGGCTGGACGGCAGCAAGCGGAGCAACAGGTGTAATCATTCAGCAGTCGCCAGCCGGAGCGAATACCTGGACAACAGCGACGACGGGAGCCATTGCAGCGAATGCTGGAACAGCGACCGTGACGGGATTAAGTCCGGCAATGAGCTACGACTTCCGGCTGGTGGTGACAGGCGGGGCGAACGCGGGGAACTCGAATACGGTAAATGCAACGACTGACGCAGCGCCAATCACCGACTTTGCAAGCACAGCGAAGACAAGCACGAGCGCAACGTTTGGCTGGACGGAAGCAAGCGGAGCAACAGGTGTAATCATTCAGCAGTCGCCTGCGGGAGCGAATAGCTGGACCACAGCGACGACGGGAGTCATTGCAGCGAATGCTGGAACAGCAACTGTGACGGGACTCACCATAGCAACGGACTATGACTTCCGATTGGTAGTCACAGGCGGAGCGAACGCGGGGAACTCGAACACGGTAAGTGTGACAACTGACGCCGAACCAATCACCGACTTTGCAAGCACAGCGAAGACAAGCACGAGCGCAACGTTTGGCTGGACGGAAGCAAGCGGAGCAACAGGTGTAATCATTCAGCAGTCGCCTGCGGGAGCGAATAGCTGGACCACAGCGACGACGGGAGTCATTGCAGCGAATGCTGGAACAGCAACTGTGACGGGACTCACCATAGCAACGGACTATGACTTCCGATTGGTAGTCACAGGCGGAGCGAACGCGGGGAACTCGAACACGGTAAGTGTGACAACTGACGCCGAACCAATCACCGACTTTGCAAGCACAGCGAAGACAAGCACGAGCGCAACGTTTGGCTGGACGGCAGCAAGCGGAGCGACAGGTGTAATCATTCAGCAGTCGCCAGCCGGAGCGAATACCTGGACCACAGCGACGACGGGAGCCATTGCAGCGAGTGCTGGAACAGCGACCGTGACAGGACTCACCGCAGCAACGGACTATGAATTCCGACTGGTAGTCACCGGCGGAGCGAACGCGGGCAACTCGAACATAGCAAATGTGACAACTGATGCCGAACCAATCACCGACTTTGCAAGCACAGCGAAGACAAGCACGAGCGCAACGTTCGGCTGGACAGCAGCAAGCGGAGCGACAGGTGTTGTCATTCAGCAGTCGCCAGCCGGAGCGAATACCTGGACCACAGCGACGACGGGTGCCATTGCAGCGAATGCTGGAACAGCGACCGTGACGGGATTAAGCCCGGCAATGAGCTATGACTTCCGGCTGGTGGTGACAGGCGGGGCGAGCGCGGGGAACTCGAACACGGTAAATGCAACAACTGACGCAGCGCCAATTACAGACTTTGCAAGCACAGCGAAGACAAGCACGAGTGCAACGTTTGACTGGACGGCAGCAAGTGGAGCGACAAGTGTGATCATTCAGCAGTCTCCTGCGGGAGCGAATAGCTGGACCACAGCGACGACGGGAGCCATTGCAGCGAATGCTGGAACAGCGACCGTGACGGGATTAAGTCCGGCAATGAGCTACGACTTCCGGCTGGTGGTGACAGGCGGGGCGAACGCGGGGAACTCGAATACGGTAAGTGAGACAACTGACGCCGAACCAATTACCGACTTTGCAAGCACAGCGAAGACAAGCACGAGTGCAACGTTTGGCTGGACGGCAGCAAGCGGAGCGACAGGTGTGATCATTCAGCAGTCGCCAGCCGGAGCAAATACCTGGGCCACAGCGACGACGGGAGCCATTGCAGCGAATGCTGGAACAGCAACCGTGACGGGACTCACCATAGCAACGGACTATGACTTCCGATTGGTAGTCACAGGCGGAGCGAACGCGGGCAACTCGAACACAGCAAGTGTGACAACTGACGCCGAACCAATCACCGACTTTGCAAGCACAGCGAAGACAAGCACGAGCGCAACGTTCGGCTGGACGGCAGCAAGCGGAGCGACAGGTGTTGTCATTCAGCAGTCGCCTGCAGGAGCGAATAGCTGGACCACAGCGACGACGGGTGCCATTGCAGCGAATGCTGGAACAGCGACCGTGACGGGATTAAGTCCGGCAATGAGCTATGATTTCCGGCTGGTGGTGACAGGCGGGGCGAACGCGGGCAACTCGAACACAGCAAGTGTGACAACTGATGCCGAACCAATCACCGACTTTGCAAGCACAGCGAAGACAAGCACGAGTGCAACGTTTGGCTGGACGGCAGCAAGCGGAGCGACAGGTGTGATCATTCAGCAGTCGCCAGCCGGAGCGAATACCTGGACCACAGCGACGACGGGAGCCATTGCAGCGAGTGCTGGAACAGCGACCGTGACAGGACTCACCGCAGCAACGGACTATGACTTCCGGCTGGTGGTGACAGGCGGGGCGAACGCGGGGAACTCGAATACGGTAAGTGAGACAACTGACGCCGAACCAATTACCAACTTTGCAAGCACAGCGAAGACGAGCACGAGCGCAACGTTCGGCTGGACGGCAGCAAGCGGAGCAACAGGTGTAATCATTCAGCAGTCGCCAGCCGGAGCGAATACCTGGACCACAGCGACGACGGGTGCCATTGCAGCGAATGCTGGAACAGCGACCGTGACGGGATTAAGCCCGGCAATGAGTTATGACTTCCGGCTGGTGGTGACAGGCGGGGCGAACGCGGGGAACTCGAACACAGCAAGTGTGACAACTGACGCCGAACCAATTACCGACTTTGCAAGCACAGCGAAGACAAGCACGAGCGCAACGTTTGACTGGACGGCAGCAAGCGGAGCGACAAGTGTTGTCATTCAGCAGTCGCCTGCGGGAGCGAATAGCTGGACCACAGCGACGACGGGAGCCATTGCAGCGAATGCTGGAACAGCAACTGTGACGGGATTAAGTCCGGCAATGAGTTACGACTTCCGGCTGGTGGTGACAGGCGGAGCGAACGCGGGAAGTTCGAACACGGTAAGTGTAACTTCAGCTACGGTTCCAGCAGCCCCGGCGAATGTTTCAGCAACTGCTGGAAACGGGCAGGCCGTGATTAGCTTTACAGCCCCAACCGATAATGGTGGAATGGCAATTACAGGATACGAAGTGACAGCTTCACCAGGAAACGTAGTTATGGGCGGAACTGCAAGTCCGGTTACAATGACAGGCTTAACGAATGGAATAAGTTATACATTTACGGTGAAGGCGATTAATGGAGCGGGCAGCAGTGTATCCTCTGGTGCATCTAATGCTGTTATCCCAATGGCACCTCCAGAACCTGTAACTATACCAACACCGGCACCAACACCGGCACCAACACCGGCACCAACACCGGCACCAACACCGGCACCAACACCGGCACCAACACCGGCACCAACACCGGCACCAACACCACAGGCCGGAACAGGCGTTGATGTTCTCGTTAATGGTAAGGTGGAAAATGCGGGAACGGCAACAACAAGCAACCGGGATGATCAAACGGTGACAACAGTTGCCATTGACCAGAAAAAGTTGGACGACAAGCTTGCCTCTGAAGGCCAAAATGCGATTGTAACCATTCCAGTTAATGCGAAGTCCGATATAGTCGTTGGTGAACTGAATGGTCAAATGGTTAAAAATATGGAAAATAAACAGGCTGTATTAGAGATGAAAACGGATCGGGCAACGTACGTCCTGCCAGCACAGCAAATTAATATTGACTCGATCTCCAATCAATTTGGTAAGGCAGTTGCCTTGCAGGATATCACCATTCAGATTGAAATTGCTGTGCCGACAGCAGAAAGTATGAAAAAAGTAGCGGATGCGGCGGCAAATGGATCGTTTACTTTGGTAGCACCACCCATTGATTTTACAGTGAGAGCAACAAGTTCTGGTACAACCGTTGAAGTATCTAAATTTAATGTTTATGTAGAACGCACTATCGCTATTCCGGAAGGGATTGATCCTAACAAGATTACGACAGGAGTTGTAATTGAACCGGACGGAACAGTTCGTCATGTACCCACTAAGATAGTTACAAGCGACGGTAAATATTACGCCAAGGTAAACAGCTTGACGAATAGTACCTATTCGATTGTCTGGCATCCGCTTGAATTTAGTGATGTCTCGGACCACTGGGCAAAAGCTGCTGTCAACGATATGGGGTCAAGAATGGTGATTGAGGGCACAGCAAACAGCATGTTCAATCCTGAACAGGATGTTACACGTGCTGAATTTGCAGCGATCATCGTTCGTGGATTGGGGCTCAAGTTGGAGAATGGTGTGAGTGCCTTCTCGGACGTGAAGGCTGCAGATTGGTTCAACAATGCTATAAATACAGCTAAGACGTATCACTTGATCGACGGGTTTGAAGATGGAACCTTCCGTCCGAACGACAACATTACCCGTGAACAGGCGATGGTGATTATCGCCAAAGCGATGATGATCACGAATCTAAAAGCGAAGCTATCTAATCCATCCGTAGAAGCAGCACTTCTTCCTTATGCTGATACGGCGGAGGTTTCCAATTGGGCACGGAGCAGTATTGCTGACACCATACAGGCTGGCATTGTCTCGGGAAGAAGCAGCACAGAGGTTGCACCGAAAGACTACATGACTAGAGCTGAGGTGGCAGCGATTGTGGAGCGGCTTCTTCAGGAGTCGGGATTAATTTAG
- a CDS encoding SF0329 family protein, with product MSWSKLKQQLEGFLSPALEGRVEYRAPGYRYFADKSGICYISVDKKNVLNMGDKTNRIRWYQTELEIKNDPHLQIPVSEDDIEAVRQAAKGPVPEDRLIVMARSRKSTEHAKELMSAQTALTKSNFIVVANKFLTTPIEESLESNDMVLNILALVDRRVGKKRIVGMAEIMELKHPAVQYFYELRRGAL from the coding sequence ATGTCCTGGAGCAAATTGAAGCAACAACTGGAGGGTTTTCTCAGTCCTGCGTTAGAGGGAAGGGTAGAATACCGCGCACCGGGTTACCGTTATTTTGCGGATAAATCAGGGATCTGTTACATCTCGGTGGATAAAAAGAACGTACTCAACATGGGTGATAAAACGAACAGGATCAGGTGGTATCAGACAGAGCTGGAGATTAAGAATGATCCGCATCTCCAGATTCCTGTCAGCGAGGACGACATTGAAGCAGTCAGACAAGCTGCCAAGGGGCCAGTGCCGGAGGATCGCCTGATCGTAATGGCTAGAAGCCGAAAAAGTACAGAACACGCCAAAGAGCTAATGTCAGCGCAGACTGCTCTCACTAAATCGAATTTCATCGTGGTGGCGAATAAGTTCCTGACGACGCCTATTGAGGAGAGCCTGGAGAGTAATGATATGGTACTCAATATTCTGGCGCTGGTGGACAGACGGGTCGGGAAAAAGCGGATCGTGGGAATGGCGGAGATAATGGAGCTGAAGCATCCGGCTGTGCAGTATTTCTATGAGCTGCGGCGGGGGGCGTTGTGA
- a CDS encoding MFS transporter — protein sequence MITKFKMNLRELRTFLILWITQSFSALGSAMTAFALVIWSYQQHGSALTSALLVICSYAPYVLLSIFAGALSDRWNKKATMLISDSFAALCTVTVLILMTMGKLQIWHLYLINTLTGVMNTVQQPASDVAISLLAPQQHYQKVSGMRSFSNSLVTILTPILATSILSFTSIRVVILFDLITFATAFTVLLCCVHIPQVPQRSSTDSETLLQSASSGLRYLRDNRGILDLILFLALINFTASIFNAALPAMMLSRTGGGELALGMVNTVTGIALMIGSISVAILPPPRSRVRVICNCLLFSMSTENFFLAFGRSTPMWCLGAILGWIFIPVMNANMDVLFRSTIPIEMQGRVYSARNTLQFFTIPLGYLCGGVLVDRVFEPFMAVQPLGSLWVALVGTGKGSGAALLFLAIGIFGACSCLPFRADKHIWRLEE from the coding sequence ATGATAACAAAATTCAAAATGAACCTCAGGGAGCTTCGTACTTTCCTGATTTTATGGATTACACAGTCATTCTCGGCACTGGGCAGTGCAATGACCGCCTTTGCCCTGGTGATCTGGTCTTATCAGCAGCATGGATCGGCTCTGACCAGCGCTCTGTTGGTTATCTGTTCCTACGCACCTTATGTCCTGCTGAGTATCTTCGCAGGTGCACTGAGCGACCGGTGGAACAAGAAGGCTACGATGCTGATCAGTGACAGCTTTGCGGCACTTTGTACCGTTACGGTCCTTATACTGATGACAATGGGTAAACTCCAGATCTGGCATCTGTATCTGATCAATACCTTGACTGGCGTGATGAACACTGTACAGCAGCCGGCGTCGGATGTAGCCATCAGCCTGCTGGCTCCGCAGCAACACTACCAGAAGGTTAGCGGAATGCGGTCCTTTTCCAATTCGCTGGTTACCATATTGACGCCTATACTTGCCACTTCAATACTTTCCTTTACCAGTATCCGGGTTGTGATCCTGTTTGATCTGATTACCTTTGCCACAGCGTTCACGGTATTGCTATGCTGTGTCCATATCCCGCAGGTTCCACAGCGGAGCAGCACCGATAGCGAGACCTTATTGCAATCAGCTTCAAGCGGCCTGCGGTATCTCAGGGATAACCGGGGAATTCTGGATTTGATCCTTTTTTTGGCCTTGATCAATTTCACCGCCTCCATTTTCAATGCTGCCCTGCCCGCAATGATGCTCTCACGGACGGGTGGCGGAGAGCTGGCGCTGGGGATGGTCAACACCGTTACAGGGATAGCCCTGATGATTGGGAGTATTTCGGTTGCTATCCTGCCGCCGCCCAGAAGCCGGGTTCGAGTCATTTGTAATTGCCTGCTTTTTTCCATGAGCACCGAGAATTTCTTCCTTGCCTTTGGCAGAAGCACGCCTATGTGGTGTTTGGGTGCAATCCTCGGATGGATATTCATTCCTGTTATGAACGCAAATATGGATGTGCTGTTCCGCTCCACAATTCCTATTGAGATGCAGGGACGTGTCTATTCGGCAAGGAATACCTTACAGTTTTTCACCATTCCTTTGGGATATCTGTGCGGGGGTGTTCTGGTAGACAGGGTGTTTGAACCCTTTATGGCAGTACAGCCGCTAGGCAGCCTGTGGGTTGCACTGGTCGGAACAGGCAAAGGCTCCGGAGCAGCTTTGCTATTCCTTGCAATCGGAATTTTCGGTGCATGTTCTTGTCTGCCGTTCCGGGCAGACAAACATATCTGGAGGCTGGAAGAATAG
- a CDS encoding carbohydrate-binding protein has protein sequence MINKVPAKALSLLVVAAIFLSLFFTALPQADAAARGAWAPNTAYAVNDTVTYSGGTYTCLQAHTSLTGWEPVNVPALWKSASTTTPTPTPAPTTPPATNGVIFYANINYGGNAVTLGVGNYVLSQLNAAGIPNDWMSSLKVPNGWTVEVYENDNFGGTKWTYTADSSWVGDSVNDKMTSVKIYTGSPNPSVTRPSEVPSQIWTYVMNVDNTFGKGGDFALLLSAVIKKESSFGAGLPGSPSAGDGLMQVEPNTRNAYLSQFSAKFGRTYNHSSEQDQVALGGLILDEKIVRFGNIYNGLLHYNGGDNWYPGATDSYGRPILADQYANAVYGTYKGYGGQN, from the coding sequence TTGATCAATAAAGTTCCAGCCAAAGCCTTATCCCTCTTGGTAGTCGCAGCCATATTCCTATCCCTATTCTTCACAGCCTTACCGCAGGCAGACGCGGCCGCCAGAGGAGCATGGGCTCCCAATACGGCATATGCAGTAAATGATACCGTAACCTATAGCGGAGGTACCTATACCTGTCTTCAGGCACATACTTCCCTCACAGGCTGGGAGCCAGTTAATGTTCCTGCGCTATGGAAGAGCGCCAGCACCACAACGCCGACACCGACACCTGCGCCGACAACACCCCCGGCAACGAATGGAGTTATCTTCTATGCGAATATTAATTATGGAGGCAACGCCGTAACCCTTGGCGTAGGCAATTATGTATTATCTCAGTTGAATGCTGCCGGAATTCCGAATGACTGGATGTCCTCGCTCAAGGTTCCTAACGGTTGGACGGTTGAAGTCTATGAGAATGATAATTTTGGAGGAACCAAGTGGACCTATACGGCAGATTCCTCCTGGGTCGGCGACAGTGTCAATGACAAGATGACTTCCGTAAAAATCTATACGGGTTCACCGAATCCTTCGGTAACGAGGCCCTCCGAGGTTCCCAGTCAGATCTGGACCTATGTCATGAATGTGGACAATACATTCGGGAAAGGCGGAGATTTCGCACTACTACTGAGCGCGGTGATCAAGAAGGAGAGCAGCTTCGGAGCAGGTCTGCCGGGCAGTCCCTCCGCCGGTGACGGATTGATGCAGGTCGAACCGAACACACGCAATGCCTATCTATCCCAATTCAGCGCCAAATTCGGCCGCACGTATAATCACAGCAGCGAACAGGATCAGGTAGCCTTAGGCGGACTGATTCTCGATGAGAAGATTGTCAGGTTCGGAAATATCTACAACGGACTCTTACACTATAACGGAGGCGACAACTGGTATCCAGGCGCTACCGATTCCTACGGGCGTCCGATTCTGGCGGATCAGTATGCGAATGCTGTGTACGGGACGTATAAGGGGTATGGAGGGCAGAATTAA